GATTGAACAAAGGTCATCAATTGAGCTTGTACAAAACTAACTAACATAACTGTTGTTGCACTGCTACTCTGAATCACCATTGTTACAAACGCACCAACTGTCATTCCAATTAATCTATTGTTAGTCAGAGCCGATAATATTGACCGCATTTTGTCTCCAGCAGTCTTTTTCATCCCTTCACTCATCTGCTCCATACCAAATAGGAATAATGCAAGCCCACCAAACAATGAGAAAACCAACATTGCCCATTGTATAGTTGCATCCGCATTAGCAGCTCTCAGTGGATTTAATACACTTAATAATACTACAATCAGCATTGACCATTTTCTTTTCAGTGTGTTAATATTTTTCATTTTCTCTTTACTTTGTAGTACGTTTCTTTTCTTGCTTGTATCAATGGTACAGCAAAACTAGCAAGTGCTACTAATAACATAATTAAACTTGCGGGTCTCATAAAGAATACTGTCCAACCACCCATCATGACGGCACGTATAAAATTAGTCTCTGCAATATTTCCTAGCACCATACCGAGGACTATAGGAGCAACCGGATAATTATAGCGTCTTAGGATCCAACCGAAAACACCAAATCCTAAACAGGCTATTACATCAAAGAATGAATTACGAACGGCAAAACTTCCGATGATTGATACAGCAAATATT
This is a stretch of genomic DNA from Candidatus Neomarinimicrobiota bacterium. It encodes these proteins:
- a CDS encoding tripartite tricarboxylate transporter permease → PDIIYGLLASLLLANIILLALGFFGSRLWIKVTTIPKRILFPIIFAVSIIGSFAVRNSFFDVIACLGFGVFGWILRRYNYPVAPIVLGMVLGNIAETNFIRAVMMGGWTVFFMRPASLIMLLVALASFAVPLIQARKETYYKVKRK